The following coding sequences lie in one Musa acuminata AAA Group cultivar baxijiao chromosome BXJ1-8, Cavendish_Baxijiao_AAA, whole genome shotgun sequence genomic window:
- the LOC103994054 gene encoding ABC transporter G family member 5: MTRFVEKISLFDRRSSPMAEAEDIACDGLLVHHHPLAPATTDAQAVTFGQLFKHVGDAHSGEGDDGDVAPPPHHALELDEFSAGAGGGDHLGSRPPTFVLAFTNLSYSVKRPRKMSLFRRNRLATDPVAALPPPEAFSRTKTLLNSISGEAREGEIFAVLGASGSGKSTLIDALANRIVRDSLQGSITLNGEKLDGRLLKVISAYVMQDDLLYPMLTVEETLMFSAEFRLPRSLSVSKKKSRVQALIDQLGLRSAAKTIIGDEIHRGVSGGERRRVSIGIDIIHDPIILFLDEPTSGLDSTSAFMVVKVLQRIAHSGSIVIMSVHQPSYRILCLLDRLLFLSRGQTVYSGPPEGLHRFFSDFGHPIPDNENPTEFALDLIRELEGTPAGARSLVEFNKSRQDEQPALVPAARSSLSLNDAIGASISRGKLVSGTTEGTTSASSVQKYANPFWIEMGVLTKRSFTNSKRMPELFAIRLAAVLLTGFILATIFWRLDNSPKGVQERLGFFAIAMSTMFYTCADALPIFLQERNIFMRETAYNAYRRSSYVLSHAIVGFPPLILLSVAFALTTYFAVGLAGGMQGFVFFVLIILASFWAGSGFVTFLSGVVTHVMLGYTVVVAILAYFLLFSGFFINRDRIHDYWIWFHYLSLVKYPYEAVMQNEFDDRHKCFARGVQMFDNTPLGVLPDAIKLRVLESMSNSLGVNITSRTCITTGTDILKQQSITQLSKWDCLWVTVAWGFLFRFLFYISLLLGSRNKRR; this comes from the coding sequence ATGACCCGATTCGTGGAGAAGATATCCTTGTTCGACCGGCGATCATCACCGATGGCGGAGGCCGAGGACATCGCCTGCGACGGCCTGCTCGTCCACCACCACCCCCTGGCACCCGCCACCACCGACGCCCAAGCGGTCACCTTCGGTCAGCTCTTCAAGCACGTCGGCGACGCCCACAGCGGAGAGGGGGACGACGGTGATGTGGCCCCGCCGCCCCATCATGCCCTTGAACTCGACGAATTCTCCGCCGGAGCCGGCGGAGGTGACCACTTGGGCTCCCGTCCACCCACTTTCGTGCTCGCCTTCACGAATCTCTCGTACAGCGTGAAGAGGCCCAGGAAGATGTCCTTGTTCCGGAGGAACCGCCTCGCCACGGATCCTGTCGCCGCACTCCCGCCGCCGGAAGCGTTCTCGAGAACCAAGACGCTGTTGAATTCCATCTCCGGCGAGGCGAGGGAAGGTGAGATCTTCGCGGTGCTGGGGGCGAGCGGCTCCGGCAAGTCCACCCTGATCGACGCGCTCGCGAACCGCATCGTGAGGGACAGCCTGCAGGGCTCCATCACCCTCAACGGCGAGAAACTCGATGGGCGGCTGCTGAAGGTGATCTCCGCCTACGTGATGCAGGACGACCTCCTGTACCCCATGCTCACCGTGGAGGAGACCTTGATGTTCTCCGCCGAGTTCCGGCTGCCCCGCTCGCTCTCTGTTTCGAAGAAGAAGAGCCGGGTGCAAGCGCTCATCGACCAGCTCGGCCTCCGGTCCGCCGCCAAGACCATCATCGGCGACGAGATCCACCGCGGCGTATCCGGAGGCGAGCGCCGGCGGGTGTCGATCGGCATCGACATCATCCACGACCCGATCATCCTCTTCCTTGACGAGCCCACGTCGGGACTCGACTCCACCAGCGCGTTCATGGTGGTCAAAGTGTTGCAACGGATTGCTCACAGCGGGAGCATCGTGATCATGTCGGTGCACCAGCCGAGCTACCGGATCCTCTGCCTCCTGGATCGCCTGCTCTTCCTCTCCCGCGGCCAGACAGTGTACAGTGGACCGCCGGAGGGTCTTCACCGGTTCTTCTCCGACTTCGGCCACCCGATCCCGGACAACGAGAACCCCACCGAGTTCGCGCTCGACCTCATCCGGGAGCTCGAGGGCACTCCGGCCGGTGCAAGGTCCCTCGTCGAGTTCAACAAGTCGCGCCAGGACGAACAACCGGCCCTGGTCCCTGCCGCAAGGTCATCTCTCTCTCTGAACGATGCCATCGGCGCCAGCATCTCGCGCGGCAAGCTCGTGTCGGGCACGACCGAGGGGACGACGTCGGCCTCGTCGGTCCAGAAGTACGCCAATCCATTCTGGATCGAGATGGGCGTGCTCACCAAGCGATCCTTCACCAACTCGAAGCGGATGCCGGAGCTGTTCGCTATCCGCCTCGCCGCGGTGCTCCTTACCGGATTCATCCTGGCCACCATCTTCTGGCGCCTCGACAACTCGCCCAAGGGCGTTCAGGAACGGCTCGGATTCTTCGCCATAGCCATGTCCACCATGTTCTATACGTGCGCCGACGCACTCCCCATCTTCCTCCAGGAGCGCAACATCTTCATGAGGGAGACAGCCTACAACGCGTACCGCCGCTCGTCCTACGTCCTCTCGCACGCCATCGTCGGCTTCCCGCCGTTGATCCTCCTCTCCGTCGCCTTCGCCTTGACCACCTACTTCGCCGTCGGCCTGGCGGGGGGCATGCAGGGCTTCGTCTTCTTCGTGCTGATCATCCTGGCCTCGTTCTGGGCGGGCAGCGGGTTCGTGACGTTCCTTTCCGGCGTGGTGACACACGTCATGTTAGGCTACACCGTCGTCGTCGCGATCCTGGCCTACTTCCTGCTCTTCAGTGGCTTCTTCATCAACAGAGACCGCATCCACGACTACTGGATCTGGTTCCACTACCTATCCCTGGTCAAGTACCCCTACGAAGCAGTGATGCAGAACGAGTTCGACGACCGGCACAAGTGCTTCGCCAGAGGCGTTCAGATGTTCGACAACACGCCGCTGGGGGTCTTGCCGGACGCGATCAAGCTGAGGGTGCTCGAATCCATGAGCAACTCCTTAGGGGTGAACATAACCAGCCGCACATGCATCACCACCGGCACCGACATACTGAAGCAGCAGAGCATCACTCAGCTCAGCAAGTGGGACTGCCTGTGGGTGACAGTTGCATGGGGATTCCTGTTCAGGTTCCTCTTCTACATCAGCCTCCTGCTGGGGAGCCGGAACAAGAGGAGGTAA